One window from the genome of Pempheris klunzingeri isolate RE-2024b chromosome 7, fPemKlu1.hap1, whole genome shotgun sequence encodes:
- the ier3 gene encoding radiation-inducible immediate-early gene IEX-1 — MYSRTNSVTLTVHQESFAFSRMATRSTEPEVFTFERIPAQATAVRSYVPIRPKKRCTRVMYPAKVRMHLPPPERSQAKRWLVILCLVVLWQIYTEEPCVDMAQGGADSSVSDYQSFAFQSAEEQARQLTDLSAGSELLSAAPTMCEDDGSSGEQIIPNTTCPKPAEETESSRPFEQSAGKSYMVALLVYHRLGSDN, encoded by the coding sequence ATGTACTCACGGACAAACAGCGTGACTCTGACAGTCCACCAGGAGAGCTTCGCCTTCTCCAGGATGGCGACCCGCAGCACGGAGCCCGAGGTCTTCACCTTCGAGCGCATACCGGCTCAGGCCACCGCCGTGCGCTCCTACGTGCCAATCCGGCCCAAGAAGCGCTGCACCCGGGTTATGTACCCAGCTAAAGTCCGCATGCATCTCCCACCACCGGAGAGGAGCCAGGCCAAGCGCTGGCTGGTCATCCTGTGCCTGGTGGTGCTGTGGCAGATCTACACCGAGGAGCCGTGCGTCGACATGGCCCAGGGCGGCGCAGACAGCTCGGTCAGCGACTACCAGAGCTTCGCCTTCCAGTCAGCGGAGGAGCAGGCGCGGCAGCTCACTGACCTCAGCGCGGGCTCCGAGCTCCTGTCCGCCGCACCGACCATGTGCGAGGACGATGGCTCATCTGGTGAACAAATCATCCCCAACACCACCTGCCCCAAGCCCGCCGAGGAGACGGAGAGCAGCCGGCCGTTCGAGCAGAGCGCCGGGAAGAGCTACATGGTGGCTCTGCTTGTCTACCACAGACTGGGCAGCGACAACTAA
- the LOC139203554 gene encoding cilia- and flagella-associated protein 157-like, translating into MAAKISPDDKETSLYLIQIRYLDEQLERCQLRCDELERQNEDLAAQYSALEKDKTDIVEYLKHSVAAKEVKLDELAERLESQQQAAEQETEDLQLQHSQYMQELQERVDELSSERGVHEAKFEEQNKHLVNVMQQVSHIESLKKQLVSEKGEHYAVVYRLNQEAWFEEGRIIEEEGKSLEDGVMAKVSSTVCEERAEHKKQAEQLQVLLKESLALRKEKDRLQNRMGSLCSELELLKKNLDKSAKVRFTLNKDVMQLMKRCKRLEVKHQGCSAVHENMLADEEAVRQRLASMSEACCQKAAESAQVKADIRRERRRRRQLEGGMLEAVMILRHILTDLEKAPETHWTRLLEILESTAPRGPEKSSQGQTSDPKPARAETLNFSTDPLFLMARYRPGDLGFVPQPTWQHKPAASRTGPRLTSTQLHSNRNLCSQKKSSSDDPSAAAPLPRKMNVSK; encoded by the exons ATGGCGGCTAAAATCTCTCCTGATGACAAAGAGACGTCGTTATATTTGATACAAATTCGATATCTGGATGAGCAGTTGGAGAG ATGTCAGCTTAGATGTGACGAGCTGGAGAGACAAAACGAGGACCTCGCCGCTCAGTACAGCGCCCTGGAGAAGGACAAGACAGACATCGTTGAGTACCTGAAACACTCTGTGGCTGCTAAAGAGGTGAAGTTGGATGAGCTGGCGGAGCGGCTGGAGagtcagcagcaggctgcagagcaGGAGACGGaggacctgcagctgcagcacagccagTACATGCAGGAGCTCCAGGAGCGGGTCGACGAACTGAGCTCAGAGAGGGGGGTGCATG AGGCAAAGTTTGAGGAGCAGAACAAGCATCTGGTGAATGTGATGCAGCAGGTATCCCACATAGAGTCACTGAAGAAGCAGCTGGTGAGCGAAAAGGGAGAGCATTACGCTGTCGTCTACAGGCTGAATCAGGAGGCATGGTTCGAGGAGGGAAG AATAATTGAGGAGGAAGGGAAATCACTGGAAGATGGTGTTATGGCAAAGGTGTCAAGCACTGTCTGCGAGGAGAGGGCAGAGCACAAGAAGCAGGCGGAGCAGCTCCAGGTGCTGCTGAAGGAGAGCTTGGCCCTGCGGAAGGAGAAAGACCGCCTTCAAAACAGAATGGGAAGTCTGTGCAGTGAGTTGGAGCTCCTGAAGAAAAATCTAGACAAGAGTGCCAAAGTGAGATTCACTCTCAACAAG GATGTGATGCAGCTGATGAAGAGGTGCAAGCGGCTGGAGGTGAAGCATCAGGGCTGTAGCGCCGTCCACGAAAACATGCTGGCCGACGAAGAGGCCGTCAG acagCGCCTGGCTTCCATGTCCGAGGCGTGTTGTCAAAAAGCAGCTGAGTCGGCTCAGGTGAAGGCCGACATacggagggagaggaggaggaggaggcagctggAGGGCGGTATGCTGGAAGCGGTCATGATCCTCAGACACATCCTGACG GACTTGGAGAAAGCGCCAGAGACCCACTGGACGAGGCTGCTGGAGATCCTGGAGAGCACGGCCCCCCGGGGGCCAGAGAAGAGCAGCCAGGGACAGACCTCTGACCCCAAACCAGCCAG agcagagacCCTGAACTTTTCCACAGACCCGTTGTTCCTGATGGCCCGCTACAGGCCGGGCGACCTCGGCTTCGTGCCTCAGCCAACATGGCAACACAAGCCAGCCGCCTCCAGAACGGGTCCTCGGCTCACCAGCACGCAGCTGCATAGCAACAG GAATCTCTGCAGTCAGAAGAAATCCAGCTCTGATGAcccatctgctgcagctcctctgccaagaaaaatgaatgtttcaaaataa
- the LOC139203555 gene encoding E3 ubiquitin-protein ligase RNF152 encodes MNPYGDTSFCPHHEVPSPGPSPPPYSPPDNSQDPPLSASPSPPVIQTGHSSVIVWSHNDQDGGEILVRSRPLSPVSASTSNPYPAPSTPPSQQVSVIIPSPDLRPSPLPSQCSEETCPDLECSICFSQFNNIFRCPKMLQCKHTFCLECLARINVKSAQPNAIQCPLCRGLTPLPTLGLPRLATDSNVLSCLPAAMQRVYSIRFLRSKGKLQVKRTSEGHRRWGQRSLTSLRAANRSLDVGLPSPPIRGHGGAEEGGVGGALFRLTGVPACRAFLLTSVVMMMVLLTGIIIFLLTNKGITNRSGF; translated from the exons ATGAATCCCTACGGAGACACAAGCTTTTGCCCACACCATGAAGTCCCTTCTCCTGGCCCAAGTCCACCTCCGTATTCACCTCCTGATAATTCCCAGGATCCACCTCTGTCCGCCTCACCGTCTCCTCCAGTCATCCAGACGGGCCACAGCTCTGTGATAGTTTGGAGCCACAACGACCAAGATGGAGGTGAAATCCTGGTCAGATCCAGGCCTCTGTCTCCAGTGTCGGCTTCCACGTCGAACCCTTACCCTGCCCCCAGCACGCCCCCCTCCCAGCAGGTCTCCGTCATCATCCCGTCCCCTGACCTCCGCCCGTCTCCTCTCCCGTCTCAGTGCTCCGAGGAAACCTGCCCGGACCTGGAGTGCTCCATCTGCTTCAGCCAGTTCAACAACATCTTCCGCTGTCCCAAGATGCTTCAGTGCAAACACACGTTTTGCCTGGAGTGCCTGGCGCGCATCAACGTCAAGTCTGCTCAGCCCAACGCCATCCAGTGCCCGCTGTGCCGCGGCCTCACGCCCCTGCCCACCCTCGGGCTGCCCAGACTGGCCACCGACTCCAATGTGCTGTCTTGCCTGCCGGCCGCCATGCAGAGAGTTTACAGCATCCGCTTCCTCCGCAGCAAGGGGAAGCTGCAGGTGAAAAG GACATCTGAAGGTCATCGGCGGTGGGGTCAGAGGTCGCTGACCTCTCTGAGGGCCGCCAACCGCTCCCTGGATGTGGGGCTTCCCAGCCCACCTATCAGGGGTCACGGCGGCGCCGAGGAAGGCGGCGTGGGCGGAGCTCTGTTCAGGCTGACGGGCGTGCCGGCGTGCCGAGCCTTCCTCCTGACGtctgtggtgatgatgatggtgctgcTGACGGgcatcatcatcttcctccttaCCAACAAAGGCATCACTAACA GAAGCGGCTTTTAA